DNA sequence from the Tissierella sp. MB52-C2 genome:
AGCCTTTTTATCTATCATGTCTATAGCATCAAAGGGACATACTCTAACGCACTTTCCACAGCCAATACATTTCAACTCTATAACTTTAACAGCCATTTAAATTCCTCCTTTATCAGATGATATATTAAATAAGATGTTTTTCTCTTAATCTTAGTATCAATGATTCAACTGCCTCTTTTCCACTTCCCTGTAATATTTCTCCCTCACCTGATCTTCCTGATGGTGTAAAAGATTTATTTACTTGGGTAGGCGATCCGTTTAGTCCTAGATTGTCAAAATCTGCATCTACATCTTTTGCTGATAAAACCTTAACATTATCACTATTGTAGGCATTATAAATGCCTTTAATGGAAGGGTATCTTGGTATATTTAATTCTTTTATAGCTGTTAAAAGTACAGGCATTTTAGATTCCACAACAAAATGTCCATCTTCCAATGTTCTTTTAGCTATAACTTTGTCTCCTTCAATTTCTAATTCTTCAACATAAGTAATTTGAGGTATATTTAAATGTTCTGCTATTTGAGGTCCAACCTGTGCCGTATCTCCATCTATTGCTTGTCTTCCACAGAATATAATACTATAGTCTCCAATCTTTTTTATACCCGCAGCAAGAGCAGTAGAGGTAGCCCAAGTATCAGAACCTGCAAAAGCTCTGTCGCTTAAAAGTATAGCTTCATCTGCTCCCATGGCTAAAGTTTCCCTAAGGGCAACATCAGCCTGAGGAGGCCCCATGCTTAAAACTATTACTTTTACATCTTTTAATTTATCTTTAATTTTTAGAGCTTCTTCCAAAGCATTTCTATCATCTGGATTTATAATACTTGGTACTCCTTCACGAATAAGAGTTCCACGTACTGGGTCTATTCTAACTTCATTAGTATCTGGTACTTGCTTTATACATACAATAATATTCATATCCTAACCTCCCTAGTCCTATTTTAATACAGCGGCTGATATAACCATTTGTTGTACTTGTGATGTACCTTCATATATCTCAGTAATCTTCGCATCTCTCATCATTCTCTCTATTGGATAATCCTTTGTATATCCATATCCACCAAATAATTGAACACATTTAGTAGTTACATTCATAGCACATTCTGATGCAAATAATTTAGCCATTGCTGCTTCTTTACTATAAGGTAAGTTATTTGCTTTATTATAGGCTGCCCTATAAACAAGAAGTCTAGCTGCTTCTATTTCGGTTGCCATATCCGCTATCATCCATTGAAGTCCTTGGAATTTAGATATAGATCTACCGAATTGTTGTCTCTCTTTTATATATTTAATCGTTTCATCTAAGGCACCTGCTGCTATACCTAAGGCTTGGGCAGCTATACCAATTCTACCTCCATCTAGGGTAGACATGGCAATTTTAAAACCTTCTCCTTCTTTGCCTAATAGATTTTCCTTTGGTACTATACAATTTTGAAATATTAGTTCAGCAGTTGCAGATGCCCTAATACCCATTTTTTCTTCAATTTTTCCGATACTAAAACCAGGGAAGTCTTTTTCAACTATAAATGTAGATATTCCTCTAGTACCTTTACTTTTATCAGTCATGGCAAATATTATATATGTATCTGACTGTCCGCCATTTGTTATAAATATCTTTGAACCGTTTAAAATATAATTATCACCATCTAAGATAGCAGTAGTTTGTTGTCCTGCTGCATCAGTTCCAGCATTAGGCTCTGTTAAACCAAAAGCTCCTAAATGTTCTCCCTTTGCCAACGGAATTAGATATTTTTGTTTTTGTTCCTCTGTACCATATTTATATATAGGCCAACATCCTAAGGATGTGTGAGCGGAACATATAACTCCTGTAGTACCACAAGACTTTGATAATTCTTCTACAGCTATGGCATAGGATAATTCGTCTCCTCCTGCCCCACCATACTCTACTGGAAAAGGTATTCCTAACATATTATATTTTGCCATTTTTTCTACAGTTTCTGTTGGAAATCTTTCTGTCTCATCAATCTCAGCTGCAATGGGTTTTACCTCTTTTTCTGTAAATTCTTTCATTACATTTCTTACCATTTGTTGCGCTTTAGTTAAATTGAAATCCATATATTATTTCCCTCCCTAATATATTAGCTATATCTGTATCTATCTTTCATTATAATATATTTAATATGTAATTTCCACTGATATTGTTAATTTTTTATCTTTTTTCCAC
Encoded proteins:
- a CDS encoding electron transfer flavoprotein subunit beta/FixA family protein translates to MNIIVCIKQVPDTNEVRIDPVRGTLIREGVPSIINPDDRNALEEALKIKDKLKDVKVIVLSMGPPQADVALRETLAMGADEAILLSDRAFAGSDTWATSTALAAGIKKIGDYSIIFCGRQAIDGDTAQVGPQIAEHLNIPQITYVEELEIEGDKVIAKRTLEDGHFVVESKMPVLLTAIKELNIPRYPSIKGIYNAYNSDNVKVLSAKDVDADFDNLGLNGSPTQVNKSFTPSGRSGEGEILQGSGKEAVESLILRLREKHLI
- a CDS encoding acyl-CoA dehydrogenase: MDFNLTKAQQMVRNVMKEFTEKEVKPIAAEIDETERFPTETVEKMAKYNMLGIPFPVEYGGAGGDELSYAIAVEELSKSCGTTGVICSAHTSLGCWPIYKYGTEEQKQKYLIPLAKGEHLGAFGLTEPNAGTDAAGQQTTAILDGDNYILNGSKIFITNGGQSDTYIIFAMTDKSKGTRGISTFIVEKDFPGFSIGKIEEKMGIRASATAELIFQNCIVPKENLLGKEGEGFKIAMSTLDGGRIGIAAQALGIAAGALDETIKYIKERQQFGRSISKFQGLQWMIADMATEIEAARLLVYRAAYNKANNLPYSKEAAMAKLFASECAMNVTTKCVQLFGGYGYTKDYPIERMMRDAKITEIYEGTSQVQQMVISAAVLK